One part of the Bradyrhizobium sp. CB1650 genome encodes these proteins:
- a CDS encoding tetratricopeptide repeat protein: MSKRPYLAFPPARFLLPALLVLALGGCQTTGLEDVTGALGGKTETASKVDAKPDMDALRERYRAKPSDPNVALEYGKALRETGQRAQAVAVLEQAVLAHPSNKALLAGYGRALADNGNFQQAFDVLSRAHTPEDPDWHILSAQGAVLDQLGRNEEAQQYYATALKIVPDEPSVLSNLGLSYVLQNNLPRAEETMRRAYERNPADSRVRTNFAFVLGLEGKQSEAETIVKADLPPAEAAAKVTALRQLLAKRQQRADNK; this comes from the coding sequence ATGTCCAAGCGTCCGTACCTTGCCTTTCCTCCGGCGAGATTCCTCCTTCCCGCGCTTTTGGTGCTCGCACTCGGCGGCTGCCAGACCACGGGCCTCGAGGACGTGACCGGCGCGCTCGGCGGCAAGACGGAAACCGCGAGCAAGGTCGACGCCAAGCCGGACATGGACGCCTTGCGCGAGCGCTATCGCGCCAAGCCGAGCGATCCCAACGTCGCGCTCGAATACGGCAAGGCGTTGCGCGAGACCGGGCAACGCGCCCAGGCGGTCGCGGTGCTGGAGCAGGCAGTGCTCGCCCATCCCAGCAACAAGGCGCTGCTCGCCGGCTACGGCCGCGCACTCGCCGACAACGGCAATTTCCAGCAGGCGTTCGATGTCCTGAGCCGCGCGCACACGCCCGAGGATCCCGACTGGCACATCCTGTCGGCGCAGGGCGCGGTGCTCGACCAGCTCGGCCGCAACGAGGAAGCGCAGCAATATTACGCGACCGCGCTGAAGATCGTGCCCGACGAGCCGTCGGTGCTGTCCAATCTCGGCCTGTCTTACGTGCTCCAGAACAATCTGCCGCGGGCGGAGGAGACGATGCGGCGCGCCTATGAGCGCAACCCCGCCGATTCCCGCGTCCGGACCAATTTCGCCTTCGTGCTGGGGCTGGAAGGAAAACAATCCGAGGCCGAGACCATCGTGAAGGCCGATCTGCCGCCGGCCGAAGCCGCGGCCAAGGTCACGGCGCTGCGTCAGCTCCTGGCGAAAAGGCAGCAGCGGGCCGACAACAAATAG
- a CDS encoding PilZ domain-containing protein, with translation MLVNRRRSERRVCSRLAKIHFGAGSLPRDCTITDISDGGVKVVAEFLEVPPQFTIIFAPDYSRQCRLRWRIGCEFGAEFTD, from the coding sequence ATGCTTGTAAATCGCCGGAGAAGCGAACGACGGGTGTGCAGTCGGCTCGCCAAGATTCATTTTGGCGCGGGCTCGCTGCCGAGGGACTGCACGATCACGGACATTTCCGACGGTGGCGTGAAAGTAGTCGCGGAGTTTTTGGAAGTGCCGCCGCAATTCACCATCATCTTCGCGCCCGACTATTCCCGCCAATGCCGCCTGCGCTGGCGCATCGGCTGCGAATTCGGCGCTGAATTCACCGACTAG
- a CDS encoding CpaD family pilus assembly protein, translated as MANTAADHRGRLRLAVALTGLSVMLGACNTTGEIVTQTVPTDYRQRHPIAVQEGKRSIVIFVGQARGGLSAAQHADVVGIARDWVREGTGSVVVDVPVDTANARPAAATYQEIRSVLLAGGVPSRAIVRQPYRPEDPGLLPTIRLSYSRIAAVAGPCGLWPEDVGPSLLNPDYNENRPYFNLGCASQRNLAAMIDNPADLEQPRAETPAYTERRNIAFDRYRKGSATSTSYPEADKAKLSDTGK; from the coding sequence ATGGCGAATACAGCGGCCGATCATCGTGGCAGGCTGCGCCTCGCAGTCGCGCTGACGGGGCTTTCCGTCATGCTGGGCGCATGTAACACCACAGGCGAGATCGTCACCCAGACGGTACCGACCGACTATCGCCAGCGTCATCCGATCGCGGTGCAGGAAGGCAAGCGCTCGATCGTGATCTTCGTCGGCCAGGCCCGCGGCGGCCTCTCGGCGGCACAGCACGCCGATGTCGTCGGCATCGCCCGGGACTGGGTGCGGGAAGGCACCGGCTCCGTCGTCGTCGATGTTCCCGTCGACACCGCCAATGCCAGACCCGCGGCGGCGACCTATCAGGAAATTCGTTCCGTGTTGTTGGCCGGCGGCGTACCTTCGCGCGCCATCGTCCGGCAGCCGTACCGTCCCGAGGACCCGGGACTGCTCCCGACCATCCGTTTGAGCTATTCCAGGATCGCTGCCGTCGCAGGCCCGTGCGGATTGTGGCCGGAAGACGTGGGCCCGTCCCTGCTCAACCCCGACTACAACGAGAATCGACCGTACTTCAATCTGGGTTGCGCCAGTCAGCGCAACCTCGCGGCGATGATCGACAACCCTGCCGATCTCGAGCAGCCTCGGGCGGAGACGCCGGCCTATACCGAGCGTCGCAACATCGCCTTCGATCGCTACCGCAAGGGCTCGGCGACTTCGACCAGCTATCCCGAGGCTGACAAGGCCAAACTCAGCGACACAGGCAAATGA
- a CDS encoding AAA family ATPase — translation MTSGHEDQADDPQHPEEHIAPVPRISVQAFCETEQTLAAVTAAGQDRRLAKAHLTAKSGGLAAAIEVYDSMPTPNVIVIESDGTRDILEGLDDLAGVCDPGTRVVVIGNPNDTAPYRELVRRGVNDYVVGPVETIDVVRSICSLFSASETIITGRVIAVVGAKGGVGASTVAHNVAWTIARDLALDSVVIDLDLAFGTAGLDYNQDPIQGIANAVLSQERPDTALMERLLAKCTERLSLLAAPATLDRVYDFGAEAFDAVFDTLRMTTPCIVLDVPHQWSGWTRRALVNADDIVIVAEPDLANLRNTKNMLGVLKAARPNDRPPLYCINQVGMPKRAEIEVKAFAKTMESQPIAVIPFDSKLFSTAANNGQMIAEVSKSHRTTELFQNMANRLAGRGDVKKPKRSLLGPLLKKLKGRGGRSSAPHRKAS, via the coding sequence ATGACAAGCGGCCACGAAGACCAAGCGGACGATCCGCAGCACCCCGAAGAACACATTGCGCCGGTCCCGCGCATCTCGGTGCAGGCATTTTGCGAGACCGAGCAGACGCTCGCTGCGGTGACCGCGGCGGGTCAGGATCGCCGTCTCGCCAAGGCGCATCTCACCGCCAAGAGCGGCGGCCTTGCCGCGGCGATCGAAGTCTATGACTCGATGCCGACACCGAACGTGATCGTGATCGAATCCGACGGCACGCGCGACATCCTCGAAGGGCTCGACGACCTCGCCGGCGTCTGCGACCCCGGCACGCGCGTGGTCGTGATCGGCAATCCCAACGACACGGCGCCCTATCGCGAACTGGTGCGCCGCGGCGTCAACGACTATGTGGTGGGGCCGGTCGAGACCATCGATGTGGTGCGCTCGATTTGCAGCCTGTTCTCGGCCTCGGAAACCATCATCACCGGTCGCGTCATCGCGGTGGTCGGCGCCAAGGGCGGCGTCGGCGCATCCACCGTCGCACACAACGTGGCCTGGACCATCGCGCGCGATCTCGCGCTCGATTCCGTCGTGATCGATCTCGACCTCGCCTTCGGCACCGCCGGCCTCGACTACAATCAGGATCCGATCCAGGGTATCGCCAACGCGGTGCTGTCGCAGGAGCGGCCCGACACCGCGCTGATGGAACGCCTGCTCGCCAAATGCACCGAGCGTCTCAGCCTGCTCGCCGCCCCGGCGACGCTTGACCGCGTCTACGATTTCGGCGCGGAAGCATTCGACGCGGTCTTCGACACCTTGCGCATGACCACGCCCTGCATCGTGCTCGACGTGCCCCATCAATGGTCGGGTTGGACCCGGCGCGCGCTGGTCAACGCCGACGACATTGTCATCGTGGCCGAGCCCGATCTTGCGAACCTGCGCAACACGAAGAACATGCTCGGCGTGCTGAAGGCGGCGCGGCCGAACGATCGGCCGCCGCTCTACTGCATCAACCAGGTCGGCATGCCCAAGCGGGCGGAGATCGAGGTCAAGGCGTTCGCCAAGACGATGGAGAGCCAGCCGATCGCGGTGATCCCGTTCGATTCGAAGCTATTCTCGACCGCCGCAAACAACGGCCAGATGATCGCGGAGGTCTCCAAGAGCCACCGCACCACCGAGCTGTTCCAGAACATGGCGAACCGTCTCGCCGGGCGCGGTGACGTGAAGAAGCCGAAGCGCTCGCTGCTCGGACCGCTGCTGAAGAAGCTGAAGGGCAGGGGCGGGCGCAGCTCCGCGCCGCATCGCAAGGCGTCGTAA
- a CDS encoding YifB family Mg chelatase-like AAA ATPase: protein MVQRVSTVAFEGIEARAVDVQVQVAPGLPAFAIVGLPDKAVSEARERVRSALIASGLALPARRITVNLAPADLPKEGSHYDLPIALGLMAAIGAIPPDALTGFTVLGELGLDGSIAPVAGVLPAAIGANAREEGLICPAACGSEAAWASPDIQIIAASSLIQIANHFKGTQVLSRPSPKVHEAAASKLDLRDIKGQESAKRALEIAAAGGHHLLMIGAPGAGKSMLAARLPSILPPLSPGELLEVSMIASVAGEIQGGALTSRRPFRSPHHAASMAALTGGGMRAKPGEISLAHQGVLFLDELPEFDPRVLDSLRQPLENGEVAVSRANHRVTYPARFMLVAAMNPCRCGNAFEPGYACKRGRIDRCTADYQARISGPLMDRIDLRIEVPAVTAADLILPPSAEGSAEVAARVASARDIQLARYASAGLPHVRTNAEAPAAALEEIARPDLQGQKLLRDAAESMRLSARGYHRVLRVARTLADLDGTEKIGRLHLAEALSYRALAEDVRQMA from the coding sequence ATGGTTCAGCGGGTTTCTACAGTCGCCTTTGAGGGGATCGAGGCCCGCGCGGTCGACGTGCAGGTACAGGTCGCACCGGGCCTGCCGGCTTTTGCCATCGTCGGCCTTCCGGACAAGGCGGTGTCGGAGGCCCGCGAGCGGGTCCGCTCGGCGCTGATCGCCTCGGGCCTGGCGCTGCCGGCGCGGCGGATCACCGTCAATCTCGCGCCCGCGGATTTGCCCAAGGAAGGCAGCCATTACGACCTGCCGATCGCCCTCGGGCTGATGGCGGCGATCGGGGCGATCCCGCCGGATGCCCTGACGGGTTTTACGGTGCTCGGCGAGCTCGGCCTCGACGGCTCGATTGCGCCCGTCGCAGGGGTGTTGCCGGCCGCGATCGGTGCCAATGCGCGCGAGGAGGGGTTGATCTGTCCGGCCGCCTGCGGCTCGGAGGCGGCCTGGGCGAGCCCGGACATCCAGATCATCGCCGCGTCTTCGCTGATCCAGATCGCCAACCATTTCAAGGGCACGCAGGTGCTGTCGCGGCCCTCGCCGAAAGTGCATGAGGCAGCCGCCTCAAAGCTCGACCTGCGCGATATCAAAGGCCAGGAGAGCGCCAAGCGGGCGCTCGAGATCGCGGCCGCCGGCGGGCATCACCTGCTGATGATCGGCGCACCCGGCGCCGGCAAATCGATGCTGGCAGCACGCTTGCCCTCAATCCTGCCGCCGCTGTCCCCGGGTGAGCTGCTTGAGGTCTCGATGATCGCCTCCGTCGCCGGCGAGATCCAGGGCGGCGCGCTGACATCGCGGCGGCCGTTCCGCTCGCCGCATCATGCCGCCAGCATGGCCGCGCTCACCGGCGGCGGCATGCGCGCAAAGCCCGGCGAGATCTCGCTCGCGCATCAGGGCGTGCTGTTCCTCGACGAACTGCCAGAATTCGATCCGCGCGTGCTGGATTCGCTGCGCCAGCCATTGGAGAACGGCGAGGTCGCGGTGTCCCGCGCCAACCACCGCGTGACGTATCCGGCGCGCTTCATGCTGGTCGCGGCGATGAATCCCTGCCGCTGCGGCAACGCGTTCGAGCCGGGCTATGCCTGCAAGCGCGGCCGCATCGACCGGTGCACGGCGGACTATCAGGCGCGCATCTCGGGCCCGCTGATGGACCGCATCGATCTGCGTATCGAGGTGCCGGCGGTGACCGCGGCCGATCTGATCCTGCCGCCATCGGCGGAAGGTTCGGCCGAAGTCGCCGCGCGCGTGGCCTCTGCGCGCGACATCCAGCTCGCGCGCTACGCATCCGCTGGCCTGCCGCATGTCCGCACCAATGCCGAAGCACCGGCCGCCGCGCTGGAGGAGATCGCAAGACCCGATCTGCAAGGCCAGAAGCTGCTGCGCGATGCCGCCGAGAGCATGCGGCTGTCGGCGCGCGGCTATCACCGCGTGCTGCGCGTGGCGCGCACGCTCGCCGACCTCGACGGCACCGAGAAGATCGGCCGGCTGCATCTCGCCGAGGCGCTGTCCTACCGGGCACTCGCGGAGGATGTACGCCAGATGGCGTGA